CGTATGGCGATATCAGGATAAGAAAATGAAGACATCGCTTGATATTTCTCAGCTGACATTTACCGAGAAAGACACGCAACAAGAGCAGGAAAACCGTTGCAACTTAAATCTTAAGAGCTATTTAATGATGGGAGAAAAAGAGCTTCGCAAAGTTGGTCGCGAAGCCCTTTTCTACGATTTAAGACTGCCCGATGAGGCAGAACCCCTACGCTGGTTTGCCAGCCCCCGGGAAGCGGCACTGGCACTCTAAGTGGGAAGCGAAGAGGCTTCTACCGCAACAGCAACAGAGGCTGACGGGCTTTCAACAACATTTTTACAGTGATGCTTCCCATCAGAAGGTCGTGCAGGCGGTTGTGACTGAAAGCTCCCATCACGGTTAGGTCAATCTGGTGCTCAGTTTGGTAGGCCACCAAAGCTTCAACGGTATTGCCAGTGAGATTACTGGCAGTGCAAGTGAGTCCTGCAGAATCCAGTTTGGCCGAGGCTTCAGCCAACAAATTCTCCGCAGTTTCAGCGGGCCCTACATAGACAAGGTGACAGGAGAGTTCGCGAAATAATGGGCTCTCTGCAACCATCGCCAATGCCTTGCACGAGGCCTCACTGCCATCGTAGGCAAGCATCACCCTGCTGGGCTCTGTGAAGTCCCGATTGACCACCAGAATCGGCTTGTGCAGTGAGCGCACTACTGTCTCCAGGTGAGCGCCAAGTCCACGCTCAGAATCCCCGTGCTCTTCACCGCGAATTCCTAACACCAGCGCGCGAATGGAGTCTTCCATTTCCACCACTGATTCTGTCAGGCTGTCGTGACGCTGGCAGGCTTTGATATTTTGCACACCGGCATCTTCGGCGCGGCTGCGGGCGGCCTGTAGCATCAGCTTGCCCTGCTGCACCATTAACTGCGCCCGCTGCTGCTCCAGCGCAGTTAACTCTTCCAGCAACTCCTCCTGACTTCCCAGGCCAATACTGCCGGTAAAATCGGTTACCGCAGGGACACTGCTTCTTTCGATGTTGTGCAACAGCTTCAGCGGTGCTTGCAGGCTCCTGGCCAGCCAGGCCGAGTAATCACACACCGCTCCAGTGTAATGAGAGCCATCGATACAAGAGAGTATCAATGGCGCCTTGCCGCCATTACCTGTGTTCTCATTGCTATTTTCGCTGTTGCTTACGGCCATCAATGTCCTCCAAGAACCCGCTCAATTTCCTCGGGCTTATCGTGTACGCCAAAACGGTCGACGATCGTTTCACTGGCCTCATTCAGTCCTACCAGTTCAACTTGTGCTCCCTCGCGGCGGAACTTAAGCACCACCTTATCCAGCGCATTAACCCCGGAAACATCCCAGAAATGCGCACGGTTGAGGTCGATCACCACCGTATCCACCACCTCTTTGAAATCAAATGAAGCGGTAAACTTATCGGCTGAATTGAAAAATACCTGCCCAATGACCTTGTAAGTGCGGCGACTCTGCTTTTCATCCAGAGAGCTGCTCACATACATAAAGTGACTGACTTTGTTGGCAAAGAACAGCGATGCCAACAGCACACCGACAAATACACCATAGGCCAGGTTGTGAGTCCACACTACCACAACCACAGTGGCCAGCATGACCAAATTTGTAGAGAGTGGGTAGTGCTTCAGGTTGCGGATGGAGCCCCAGTCAAAGGTGCCGATAGAGACCATAATCATGACTGCCACCAGCGCCGCCATGGGGATCACAGCAACCCAGTCACTGATAAACACTACCAGTGTCAGCAGACCGATACCGGCCACCAGAGTGGAAAGACGGCCGCGGCCACCGGATTTCACATTAATAACAGACTGGCCGATCATCGCACAGCCAGCCATACCACCCAGGGTACCCGCAGCAATATTGGCAATACCCTGACCTTTACACTCGCGGTTCTTGTCACTGGTAGTATCCGTCAGGTCGTCGACAATCGTCGCGGTCATCAGGGATTCCAGCAAGCCCACAACGGCCAGACCTGCGGAGTAGGGAAAGATAATCTGTAAGGTTTCAAAGTTAAGCGGAACTTCTGGCCAGAGGAAAACAGGCAAAGTATCCGGCAGCTCACCCATATCGCCGACAGTGCGAATATCCAATCCCATAGTCACCGCCACTGCGGTGAGGAGCAGAATACACACCAGCGGTGATGGCACAGCCTTGCCAATCACGGGGATATAAGGGAACAGGTAAATAATCCCCAGACCCGCCGCAGTCATTGCATAGACTTCCCAGGTGCCGCCGATCAATTCCGGCATTTGCGCCAGGAATATCAATATTGCCAGGGCATTGACGAACCCTGTCACCACAGCCCGGGAGACAAAACTCATTAAGCTCCCCAGCTTCAGGTAACCCGCAATAATTTGCAGTACCCCCGTCAATAAGGTTGCCGCAAGCAAATATTGCAGCCCGTGTTCCTTCACCAGGGTCACCATCAGCAGAGCCATGGCCCCGGTGGCAGCGGAGATCATTCCCGGGCGACCGCCAACAAATGCAATCACAACAGCAATACAGAAAGAGGCGTAGAGCCCGACCCTGGGGTCAACGCCCGCGATAATCGAGAAAGCGATGGCTTCGGGTATCAAAGCCAAGGCCACTACCAGGCCGGCGAGAACATCCCGACGTATGTTGCCGAACCAGTCGGCTTTGGTCGATGAGAGCAGCGAAGGAAACATAGGAGACAGCTAATTAAATTGAGATTGATCAAAAAAAGGCCGCGCACTCTACCATAAACGGCAGCAACCCCGCATGGCACAACCCCCCTATCCCCACTTTTCCTCTGACAAATATCAGAGCTGTCCTCTGCCGTCCGACTGCGGACAAGGCGGACACCGGACACTTTTTGCGGACACCCTCAAGAAAACAAAAAAACACAAAAATCTAAAAAATTCCTTTTATTTCAACAGGTTAAACAAAACTTAACTGTTGGCATGCTTATTGCGATACCCCTCCTAACAAGCAGATTCTTAACTCTGAATCCAAATTTCCAAAAGCCTGCATCCAAATACCAACGACAGGCAAAACAGTAAGAGAAACGGAAAGCCGCAATGATTAGAGATACTTCCAGACAAGATACCAAGATAGAAGCCGTGCCGGTTTGGAAGAACAAAAAGGTCGTCAAAGTCTCGGTATTTGCCAGTTTGACAGTGGCATTCCTGATCTGGGGTATCAGCTCCTGGCACAGCAATAGCTCCGTCGACAGCACCCTTTCCCTGTCCCAAATCAATATCGCCCAGGTCCAGCGAGGAGACCTGGTGCGGGACCTGGTGGTTCAGGGCCAAGTGGTCGCTGCAAACAGCCCAACGCTTTTCAGCCCTGCCCAGGGCATTGTGAAGTTTGCGGTGAAAGCTGGGGATACCGTTGACGAAGGGCAATTGCTGGCCACAGTCGACAGTCCGGAACTATCCAATCAGCTGGCCCAGGAAAACGCCCAACTCAACCAGCTGACGGTGAACCTACAGCGCCAAAAAATCCAGGCCAAACGCCAGCATATGGAAAACCAGCAAAAGGCCGACCTGGCCAAAGTCAACCTCACCGCTGCCAAGCGAGAGTTGAGACGTGCAGAGCTGTCTATGGAAAAGCAAATTATCTCGCGGCTGGATTTTGAAAAAACCAAGGACGATATGGCCCGCGCCCAGCTGGAGTACGAACAAGCCGTACAAAATGCGGGACTGGAAAAAGAATCACTGACCTTTGAAACCCAGAACCTGGAACTCCAGGTCTCACAACAACGTCTTCAGGTAGAAGAAACTGAGCGCCGTGTACGCGAGCTGAACATTATCTCACCGGTCAACGGCACCGTCGGTAGCTTGGCTGTGGCGCAGCGCAGCGCCGTAGGTGCCAATGCGCCACTTATTACAGTCGTCGATCTCACCAGTTTTGAACTCGAGGCCAAGGTGCCGGAAAACTATGCCGACGATCTGGGCATCAGCATGGCCGTGGCAATCAATCTCGGTGGAAAAGAATTATCCGGGGAAATTACCGCAATCTCCCCCGAAGTCATCAACGGTCAGGTGGTTGCACGGGTTCGCTTTACCGAGGGCCAGCCGAAAAAGCTGCGACAAAATCTCCGCCTTACCGCCCGCATACTGCTGGAAAACCGCAATAACGTACTACTGGTCAAACGCGGTGGCTTTCTCGATCAAAGCGGTGGCAATCATGCCTTTCGCTTGAACAGCGAACAACAGGCGGAGCGAGTTTCCATCCAGATAGGCGCCTT
This DNA window, taken from Microbulbifer sp. VAAF005, encodes the following:
- a CDS encoding universal stress protein, whose translation is MAVSNSENSNENTGNGGKAPLILSCIDGSHYTGAVCDYSAWLARSLQAPLKLLHNIERSSVPAVTDFTGSIGLGSQEELLEELTALEQQRAQLMVQQGKLMLQAARSRAEDAGVQNIKACQRHDSLTESVVEMEDSIRALVLGIRGEEHGDSERGLGAHLETVVRSLHKPILVVNRDFTEPSRVMLAYDGSEASCKALAMVAESPLFRELSCHLVYVGPAETAENLLAEASAKLDSAGLTCTASNLTGNTVEALVAYQTEHQIDLTVMGAFSHNRLHDLLMGSITVKMLLKARQPLLLLR
- a CDS encoding SulP family inorganic anion transporter, with translation MLSSTKADWFGNIRRDVLAGLVVALALIPEAIAFSIIAGVDPRVGLYASFCIAVVIAFVGGRPGMISAATGAMALLMVTLVKEHGLQYLLAATLLTGVLQIIAGYLKLGSLMSFVSRAVVTGFVNALAILIFLAQMPELIGGTWEVYAMTAAGLGIIYLFPYIPVIGKAVPSPLVCILLLTAVAVTMGLDIRTVGDMGELPDTLPVFLWPEVPLNFETLQIIFPYSAGLAVVGLLESLMTATIVDDLTDTTSDKNRECKGQGIANIAAGTLGGMAGCAMIGQSVINVKSGGRGRLSTLVAGIGLLTLVVFISDWVAVIPMAALVAVMIMVSIGTFDWGSIRNLKHYPLSTNLVMLATVVVVVWTHNLAYGVFVGVLLASLFFANKVSHFMYVSSSLDEKQSRRTYKVIGQVFFNSADKFTASFDFKEVVDTVVIDLNRAHFWDVSGVNALDKVVLKFRREGAQVELVGLNEASETIVDRFGVHDKPEEIERVLGGH
- a CDS encoding efflux RND transporter periplasmic adaptor subunit; the protein is MIRDTSRQDTKIEAVPVWKNKKVVKVSVFASLTVAFLIWGISSWHSNSSVDSTLSLSQINIAQVQRGDLVRDLVVQGQVVAANSPTLFSPAQGIVKFAVKAGDTVDEGQLLATVDSPELSNQLAQENAQLNQLTVNLQRQKIQAKRQHMENQQKADLAKVNLTAAKRELRRAELSMEKQIISRLDFEKTKDDMARAQLEYEQAVQNAGLEKESLTFETQNLELQVSQQRLQVEETERRVRELNIISPVNGTVGSLAVAQRSAVGANAPLITVVDLTSFELEAKVPENYADDLGISMAVAINLGGKELSGEITAISPEVINGQVVARVRFTEGQPKKLRQNLRLTARILLENRNNVLLVKRGGFLDQSGGNHAFRLNSEQQAERVSIQIGAFGLKQVEIVSGLQEGDRIIISSSEELENAQLVALTD